The Horticoccus luteus DNA window GCTTTTACCCTCCGCGCTTCGGCTCGGCGCCGACGTCGACGTGACAAAAACCGCTGCTTACGCACGCGGCGCCATCGAAGTGCAAGACCTCGGCTCGCAGTTTTTGCTGCAGACTGTCGGAATTGAGCCCGGCGGCATGTGGCTGGATGCATGTGCCGGTGCCGGCGGCAAAACGCTCCAACTCGCGCGACTCCTCGGTCCCTCCGGCCGGGTCGACGCCACCGACGTTCGCTCCGCCGCGCTCGACGAACTCGTCGTGCGGGTTCGACGCGCGGGACTCGCGAACATCCGCCGCGTCGACGCACCTGCCGCCACCTACGACGGTGTTCTGATCGACGCTCCCTGCTCCGGCTCGGGCACGTGGCGCCGCGCCCCTCATCTCAAGTGGAGCACCACGCCCGACACGATCGAGCGCGCACGCACCGTCCAGCTCGCCCTTTTGCATCAACACGCGGCGCACGTGCGTCCCGGCGGACGCCTCATTTACACCACGTGCTCGCTCAGCCATCGCGAAAACGACGACGTGGTCAGCGAGTTCCTCGTATCCGCTCCCGAGTTCACCGCCGCACCGTTCGCGCGTGATTTCGGCGGCACACCCACTGCGACCGGGCTTACCATCCTTCCCGCGACGCATGATTCCGACGGCTTCTTCGTCGCCTCGCTGCAGCGGCACTAGTTCGACGGCTCATGTTGAGTGCGGAGCGATAAGCGCAGTCCCCCGCCGCCACGTTCGTTCCGCAGTGATGGGTAACACGCTGCGGTCCGATGCCCGCCCTCAAAAGCATCGACGAAAACCGCAACCTCAACACCAAAACCGCATACCTTGAC harbors:
- a CDS encoding RsmB/NOP family class I SAM-dependent RNA methyltransferase gives rise to the protein MSIAGSQRQILLALLARLQPHWHRDRNLPARLDPLLKGDRRFGSRDRRLYRELIYTALRLLPEVEPLLADNPDEAVRRLAWAAAETPATRNFRAAFATGETYAADPVRLLPGWFRAHCPAAFEPLQAAALATRAPLWLRLQTDDASAVIAEFAALGWTVESAPLLPSALRLGADVDVTKTAAYARGAIEVQDLGSQFLLQTVGIEPGGMWLDACAGAGGKTLQLARLLGPSGRVDATDVRSAALDELVVRVRRAGLANIRRVDAPAATYDGVLIDAPCSGSGTWRRAPHLKWSTTPDTIERARTVQLALLHQHAAHVRPGGRLIYTTCSLSHRENDDVVSEFLVSAPEFTAAPFARDFGGTPTATGLTILPATHDSDGFFVASLQRH